Proteins co-encoded in one Pseudomonas fluorescens genomic window:
- a CDS encoding KGG domain-containing protein → MPNSRNSNSGNFANDRTKASEAGRKGGKTTTTTVDKEPKTEMGRKPAQKSK, encoded by the coding sequence ATGCCTAACTCAAGAAACTCGAACTCGGGAAACTTTGCCAACGATCGAACGAAGGCGTCTGAAGCCGGTCGCAAGGGTGGGAAAACCACCACCACGACTGTCGACAAAGAGCCTAAAACCGAGATGGGCCGCAAGCCCGCTCAGAAATCGAAATAG
- a CDS encoding DUF4142 domain-containing protein, which yields MSRMATRVRNISFVSLLGLFASSAFAQSPADFINEASAKGMADIEASRLAHSKAESKEVKDYTIVVINDRTTANQHLAKIAKKLDLPVAPREEVADKAKALMPEVKEGASFDQAYAASQVKATEEAIQQIQQEAQTTDVPEIKAFADETLPKLQSHLEMARALQASR from the coding sequence ATGAGCCGGATGGCCACCCGAGTACGTAACATCAGTTTTGTCAGCCTGCTGGGATTGTTCGCCAGCAGCGCGTTTGCCCAGTCGCCCGCCGACTTCATCAACGAAGCCTCGGCCAAAGGCATGGCCGACATCGAGGCCAGTCGTCTGGCGCACAGCAAGGCCGAGTCCAAAGAGGTCAAGGATTACACCATCGTGGTCATCAACGACCGCACCACCGCCAACCAGCATCTGGCGAAAATCGCCAAGAAACTGGACCTGCCAGTGGCGCCCCGCGAAGAAGTCGCCGACAAGGCCAAGGCGTTGATGCCGGAAGTCAAAGAGGGCGCCAGCTTCGATCAGGCCTACGCCGCCAGTCAGGTCAAAGCCACGGAAGAGGCCATTCAGCAGATCCAGCAGGAGGCCCAGACCACTGACGTGCCGGAGATCAAGGCGTTTGCCGACGAGACCCTGCCGAAATTGCAGAGTCATCTGGAAATGGCCCGGGCCCTTCAGGCCAGTCGCTGA
- the tam gene encoding trans-aconitate 2-methyltransferase: MTWSAKQYVTFEDERTRPARDLLAAIPTREARSVVDIGCGPGNSTELLVTRFPGAKVQGLDSSPDMIDAARKRLPQLQFEVADIDKWADAGPFDVIFANAVLQWVPEHATLLPALVGKLAQGGSLAIQMPDNLNEPSHRLMREVAASGPWASKLAGAAGQRTEMADASAYFSMLRPHCARVDVWRTTYHHQLAGGASGVVEWFKGSGLIPFLSPLTDAERAEYLAHYLAEVAKAYPALADGSVLLPFPRLFIVATR, from the coding sequence ATGACCTGGTCCGCCAAGCAATACGTCACTTTTGAAGATGAACGCACCCGCCCGGCCCGTGACCTGCTGGCGGCGATTCCCACGCGGGAGGCGCGTTCAGTGGTCGATATCGGTTGTGGCCCCGGCAACTCGACCGAGCTTCTGGTGACGCGTTTTCCGGGGGCGAAAGTGCAGGGGCTCGACAGTTCGCCGGACATGATCGATGCCGCGCGCAAGCGTCTGCCGCAGTTGCAGTTCGAGGTGGCGGACATCGATAAGTGGGCGGATGCAGGGCCGTTCGATGTGATCTTCGCCAACGCCGTTTTGCAGTGGGTGCCGGAACACGCGACGTTGTTGCCGGCGCTGGTGGGCAAGTTGGCGCAGGGCGGCAGTCTGGCGATTCAGATGCCGGACAACCTCAACGAGCCGTCCCACCGGTTGATGCGTGAAGTGGCTGCCAGCGGGCCGTGGGCCAGCAAACTGGCCGGTGCGGCGGGGCAGCGGACGGAAATGGCGGATGCCAGTGCTTATTTCTCGATGCTGCGGCCGCATTGTGCGCGGGTCGATGTGTGGCGCACCACGTATCACCATCAGTTGGCGGGCGGGGCTTCCGGCGTTGTCGAGTGGTTCAAGGGCAGCGGTTTGATTCCGTTCCTCAGTCCGCTGACGGATGCGGAGCGAGCGGAGTATCTGGCGCACTATCTGGCGGAGGTTGCAAAGGCTTATCCGGCGCTGGCGGATGGTTCGGTGTTGTTGCCGTTTCCGCGGTTGTTCATCGTTGCCACACGTTGA
- a CDS encoding class I SAM-dependent methyltransferase: MTQNIYDDPEFFQGYSQMNRSIGGLDAAPEWPALKALLPSLHGLQVVDLGCGYGWFCRWASEQGAAQVLGLDVSEKMLERAKETTSAANIRYERADLEHLDLPACTYDLAYSSLALHYIKDLSGLFANLHSALKPGAHFVFSIEHPIFMAPRNPGWLIDSEGHKRWPLDSYQMEGERVTNWLADGVIKQHRTVGTLLNTLIDAGFTIQHVNEWGPSDADVAAQPALAEERERPMMMLVAVQR, from the coding sequence ATGACCCAGAACATCTACGACGATCCCGAATTTTTCCAGGGCTACAGCCAGATGAACCGCTCCATCGGCGGCCTCGATGCCGCGCCGGAATGGCCGGCGCTGAAAGCCTTGTTGCCTTCCCTGCACGGTTTGCAGGTGGTGGATCTGGGCTGCGGCTACGGCTGGTTCTGCCGCTGGGCCAGCGAACAGGGCGCTGCCCAAGTGCTGGGGCTGGATGTCTCGGAGAAAATGCTCGAACGGGCGAAGGAAACCACCTCGGCCGCGAACATCCGCTACGAACGCGCCGACCTGGAACACCTTGATTTGCCTGCGTGCACTTACGATCTGGCCTACAGCTCACTGGCGCTGCACTACATCAAGGATCTCTCGGGGCTGTTCGCCAACCTGCATTCGGCACTTAAACCCGGTGCGCATTTTGTGTTTTCCATCGAGCACCCGATCTTCATGGCACCGCGCAATCCGGGCTGGCTGATCGACAGCGAGGGCCACAAGCGCTGGCCGCTGGACAGTTATCAGATGGAAGGCGAACGGGTGACCAACTGGCTGGCCGACGGGGTGATCAAGCAGCATCGTACGGTCGGGACTTTGCTCAACACGTTGATCGACGCCGGGTTCACGATTCAACACGTCAACGAATGGGGCCCGAGCGATGCAGACGTGGCCGCGCAACCGGCCCTCGCCGAAGAACGCGAGCGGCCGATGATGATGCTGGTCGCCGTACAGCGCTGA
- a CDS encoding DUF6124 family protein: MKKPTPNPPEVETDPTSPYSSIDCRKLNDAANRALDHYLCPGAHVMGTTNQPEPMFLANPAYNTESLLANASESLGSASEMLSNFAAVLDPSHRKTALGIAQVVMLGELAVNQALDHVEVKS, from the coding sequence ATGAAGAAGCCAACCCCGAATCCCCCAGAAGTCGAAACCGACCCAACGTCCCCCTACAGCTCAATCGACTGCAGAAAACTCAACGACGCCGCCAACCGCGCCCTCGATCACTACCTCTGCCCCGGCGCCCATGTCATGGGCACGACCAACCAGCCTGAACCGATGTTCCTCGCCAACCCGGCCTACAACACCGAATCGCTGCTCGCCAACGCCAGCGAATCCCTGGGCTCGGCCAGCGAAATGCTCAGCAACTTCGCCGCCGTGCTCGATCCGTCCCATCGCAAGACGGCCCTGGGAATCGCGCAGGTCGTGATGCTGGGGGAATTGGCGGTGAATCAGGCGCTGGATCATGTTGAGGTGAAGAGCTGA
- a CDS encoding type II toxin-antitoxin system HicB family antitoxin, with protein sequence MLYPIAISVGDEGHAWGVEVPDIPGCFSAGDDLDDAMAMAREAIEGHFEILAEDGSPIPPANKVTLHAANPKYAGCTWALVDIDVTKYLGKAQKLNITLPGYLLNRIDEYVLHHPEEKSRSGFLASAALKVLQQG encoded by the coding sequence ATGCTTTACCCGATCGCGATTTCAGTGGGTGACGAAGGACATGCCTGGGGAGTGGAGGTGCCGGATATTCCGGGCTGCTTCTCCGCTGGAGATGATCTGGATGACGCGATGGCGATGGCCCGCGAAGCCATTGAAGGCCATTTCGAGATTCTGGCCGAGGACGGTTCGCCAATCCCGCCAGCCAACAAGGTCACGCTGCATGCCGCCAATCCAAAATACGCTGGCTGCACGTGGGCGTTGGTGGACATCGATGTAACCAAATACCTGGGCAAAGCTCAGAAACTCAACATCACATTGCCGGGCTACCTGCTGAACCGTATTGATGAATACGTGTTGCACCACCCGGAAGAGAAAAGCCGCTCCGGATTCCTGGCCTCGGCGGCGCTCAAGGTGTTGCAGCAAGGTTGA
- a CDS encoding type II toxin-antitoxin system HicA family toxin gives MNSRFLIGQLVADGWYLVRVRGSHHHFKHPTKPGLVTVPHPKKDLLKKTAISILQQALL, from the coding sequence GTGAACAGCCGTTTTCTAATTGGCCAGCTCGTCGCAGACGGTTGGTATCTGGTGCGGGTCAGGGGCAGTCATCATCACTTCAAGCATCCGACCAAACCTGGTCTGGTCACAGTGCCTCACCCGAAGAAGGATCTGCTCAAGAAAACGGCCATCAGCATTTTGCAACAGGCGCTCCTTTGA
- a CDS encoding alpha/beta fold hydrolase, with protein MRPEIAVLDIQGQYRVYTEFYRADAAEKTIILVNGSMATTASFAQTVKNLHPQFNVVCYDQPYAGRSKIHNHHEKHLTKEVEGLILLELIDHFAAEHVLSFSWGGAATMVALAHQPRRIEKAVISSFSPVVNAHMLDYLERGVECLGKRDGDRVGHLVNNTIGKHLPSLFKRFNYRHVSSLAEHEYGQMHFHISNVLNSDRQCYLNAAKKINVPVLFMNGEWDEYTAAEDARLFGNHVAQSTFTTLQATGHFLDMEHKSACRDSQNALLGFLKPAQQASRTRYQFVQDHHALAI; from the coding sequence ATGAGGCCAGAAATCGCTGTGCTGGATATACAGGGTCAGTATCGGGTTTACACGGAGTTCTATCGCGCAGACGCCGCGGAAAAGACCATTATTCTGGTCAACGGCTCGATGGCCACGACTGCGTCGTTTGCACAGACCGTGAAAAATCTGCACCCGCAATTCAACGTGGTTTGCTACGACCAGCCCTACGCGGGCAGGTCGAAAATCCACAATCACCACGAGAAACATCTGACGAAAGAAGTCGAAGGTCTGATCCTGCTGGAGCTGATCGACCACTTCGCCGCCGAACATGTGCTGTCGTTTTCCTGGGGTGGCGCCGCGACCATGGTTGCCCTTGCACACCAGCCCCGGCGTATCGAAAAAGCTGTGATCAGCTCGTTCTCTCCGGTGGTCAACGCGCACATGCTCGACTACCTGGAGCGCGGCGTCGAATGCCTCGGCAAACGCGACGGCGACCGAGTCGGCCATTTGGTCAACAACACCATCGGCAAACACCTGCCGTCGCTGTTCAAGCGCTTCAACTATCGCCACGTCAGCAGCCTGGCCGAGCACGAATACGGGCAGATGCACTTTCACATCAGCAACGTGCTGAACAGCGATCGCCAGTGCTATCTGAACGCGGCGAAAAAGATCAACGTGCCGGTGCTGTTCATGAACGGCGAATGGGACGAATACACCGCCGCCGAAGACGCCCGGCTGTTCGGCAACCACGTGGCGCAAAGCACCTTTACCACCCTGCAGGCCACCGGGCACTTCCTCGACATGGAACACAAATCCGCCTGCCGGGACAGCCAGAACGCCTTGCTCGGTTTCCTGAAACCTGCGCAACAGGCCAGCCGAACGCGTTACCAGTTTGTCCAGGATCACCATGCATTGGCCATTTGA
- a CDS encoding pseudouridine synthase, with the protein MRVDRFLSNLPRYNRKQVRLLLVEKRVRIDGKVVSDPHSEVLEFSRVEVDDEVLQNGKPARYFMLYKPQGCVSATRDPEHPTVLDLIHEPDKDDLHIAGRLDFNTTGLMLITNDGSWSRRLTQPQTKLPKVYYVETEQEIGPEYAVKFAEGIYFAFEDLTTQPAQLQVLGPRTARLSIVEGRYHQVKRMFGHFNNKVLRLHRESMGPLPLDHALKPGEYRALRTEEIHLF; encoded by the coding sequence ATGCGCGTCGACCGTTTCCTCAGTAACCTGCCCCGCTACAACCGCAAACAGGTTCGCCTGTTGCTGGTGGAAAAGCGCGTGCGCATCGACGGAAAAGTCGTCAGCGATCCCCACAGCGAAGTCCTGGAATTCAGCCGCGTCGAAGTCGACGACGAAGTGCTGCAAAACGGCAAACCGGCGCGCTACTTCATGCTGTACAAGCCGCAGGGTTGCGTCAGCGCCACCCGCGATCCCGAGCATCCGACCGTGCTCGACCTGATCCACGAGCCGGACAAGGATGACCTGCACATCGCCGGGCGTCTGGACTTCAACACCACCGGGCTGATGCTGATCACCAACGACGGCAGCTGGTCGCGACGCCTGACCCAGCCGCAGACCAAACTGCCGAAGGTCTATTACGTCGAGACCGAACAGGAGATCGGCCCGGAATATGCGGTCAAGTTCGCCGAGGGGATCTACTTCGCCTTTGAGGACCTGACCACCCAACCGGCGCAGCTGCAAGTGCTCGGCCCGCGAACGGCGCGTTTGAGCATCGTCGAAGGTCGTTACCATCAGGTGAAGCGCATGTTCGGCCACTTCAACAACAAAGTGCTGCGCCTGCACCGCGAATCCATGGGCCCACTGCCGCTCGATCACGCGCTAAAACCGGGCGAGTACCGTGCTTTGCGCACCGAAGAGATTCATTTGTTCTAA
- a CDS encoding cysteine-rich CWC family protein gives MNKPDLCPACGARNDCTLADPRTADRACWCYGVSIDPAVLEALPAELRDKSCLCPRCARVEAQLQAATPSIP, from the coding sequence ATGAACAAACCTGACCTCTGCCCGGCCTGCGGCGCCCGCAACGACTGCACCCTGGCCGACCCGCGCACCGCCGACCGTGCCTGCTGGTGCTACGGCGTCTCCATTGACCCGGCAGTGCTCGAAGCCCTGCCAGCGGAACTGCGCGACAAGTCCTGCCTGTGCCCGCGCTGCGCCCGGGTCGAGGCGCAACTGCAAGCAGCCACGCCGTCGATCCCGTAA
- a CDS encoding sensor domain-containing diguanylate cyclase, translating into MPLRSAFHSQRSLVLTLVALLGAGFLATSLLSYYASRASIRDNIVNTELPLTSDTVYSEIQKDLVRPILISSMMSRDTFMRDWVVNGEKDSDQMTRYLDEVMTHYGAYTAFFVSNSTHTYYHAKGVLKQVKIDEPRDAWYFRVRDMKEPYEINVDPDLANKDNMTFFINYKVYDYNDRFIGAAGVGLTVDAVIKLIDKYQQRYQRSVYFVDTFGRLVLTGAEGGPEGARVGKSLTDLDSMKGLVSQLPKPHSGSYEYSAHGQGHFLNVRFIPELNWYLFVDKREDGALSEIRQSLYLNLLICLLVTLIVLALVNRLIKRYQDKIHAQATLDSLTELPNRRGFDLLAGQALQEAHREPKPLTALLLDLDHFKVLNDTYGHMAGDQVLIGFARDLQSCLRHSDIVCRWGGEEFIVLLKDTDGETGQKIAEKIRQHVEQHEYAYNGHTLNLTVSIGATTLQPDDTLHSLLSRADHAMYRAKQTGRNRTCVETHQSTYA; encoded by the coding sequence ATGCCGCTCAGATCTGCGTTTCACTCCCAACGTTCGCTGGTACTGACCCTGGTCGCCCTCCTCGGCGCAGGTTTCCTCGCCACTTCGCTGCTCAGCTATTACGCCTCGCGCGCGTCGATCCGCGACAACATCGTCAACACCGAACTGCCGCTGACCTCCGACACGGTGTACTCGGAAATCCAGAAAGACCTTGTCAGACCGATCCTGATTTCCTCGATGATGTCCCGCGACACCTTCATGCGCGACTGGGTGGTGAACGGCGAGAAAGACAGCGACCAGATGACCCGCTACCTCGACGAGGTCATGACCCACTACGGCGCCTACACCGCGTTCTTTGTCTCCAACAGCACCCACACCTACTACCACGCCAAGGGCGTGCTCAAGCAGGTGAAGATCGACGAGCCACGCGACGCCTGGTACTTCCGCGTGCGCGACATGAAAGAACCCTACGAGATCAACGTCGACCCGGACCTGGCCAACAAAGACAACATGACCTTCTTCATCAACTACAAGGTCTACGACTACAACGATCGCTTCATCGGCGCCGCCGGCGTAGGGCTGACGGTGGACGCTGTGATCAAGTTGATCGACAAGTACCAGCAGCGCTATCAACGCAGCGTTTACTTCGTCGACACCTTTGGCCGGCTGGTCCTGACCGGCGCCGAGGGCGGGCCGGAAGGTGCGCGGGTCGGGAAAAGCCTGACGGATCTCGACAGCATGAAAGGTCTGGTCAGCCAGTTACCCAAACCCCACAGCGGCAGCTACGAATATTCCGCTCACGGCCAGGGACATTTCCTCAACGTGCGGTTCATTCCGGAGCTGAACTGGTACCTGTTCGTCGACAAACGTGAAGACGGTGCGTTGAGCGAGATTCGCCAGTCGCTGTACCTCAACCTGCTGATTTGCCTGCTGGTGACGTTGATCGTGCTGGCGCTGGTCAATCGTTTGATCAAACGCTATCAGGACAAGATCCACGCCCAGGCTACCCTCGACAGCCTCACCGAACTGCCAAACCGGCGCGGCTTCGACTTGCTCGCCGGGCAGGCCTTGCAGGAAGCTCATCGCGAGCCGAAACCGCTGACAGCGCTGTTGCTGGATCTGGACCACTTCAAAGTCTTGAACGACACCTACGGGCACATGGCCGGCGATCAGGTCTTGATCGGTTTTGCCCGGGACCTGCAAAGCTGCCTGCGGCATTCCGACATCGTCTGCCGTTGGGGCGGTGAGGAATTTATCGTTCTGTTGAAGGACACCGACGGCGAGACCGGTCAGAAGATCGCCGAGAAGATCCGCCAGCACGTCGAGCAGCATGAATATGCCTACAACGGTCACACCCTGAATCTGACGGTCAGCATCGGCGCCACCACCCTGCAACCGGATGACACCTTGCACAGCCTGCTGTCCCGGGCCGATCATGCGATGTACCGGGCCAAACAGACCGGCCGCAACCGCACCTGCGTGGAAACGCATCAATCGACCTATGCCTGA
- the atzF gene encoding allophanate hydrolase, giving the protein MNLQLDALRQAYRNGDTTPRQLLLALREKAAALNPDYHLFIHLLSAEEMEPYLAALDGRDLDSLPLYGVPFAIKDNIDLAGVPTTAACPAFAYVPERSATIVERLLALGAIPLGKTNLDQFATGLNGSRSPYGACPNSVLPEYPSGGSSAGSSLAVALGVASFALGTDTAGSGRVPAALNNLVGLKASKGLISTAGVLPACRTLDCVTTFTATAREASQLLALTAHLDPRDEYSRSNPSWNDGSAFGVPRPFRFGVPRAQDLEFFGCKEGPRLFGDAIDRLKAAGGEAVELDLSPFLEAARLLYEGPWVAERYSVAGELMEENPAAVLPVFRAVLAKAPAVSGVQTFRAQYHLQALKAVCDKALEGLDCVLTPTIGRPVTLAELDAEPVLRNSELGYYTNFMNLLDYAAVAVPGGFMANGLPWGVTLFGRAFTDQYLLGVADALQRQQDPALPTPNNPARHDRARLVVCGAHLDGLALNGQLRQRGARLIEATYSSKDYKLYALAGGPPLRPGMLRVADGGVSIAVEVWELPSSELGSFLTGIPAPLGLGKVQLADGRWESGFICEPYGLEGATDISHLGGWRAYLQTRN; this is encoded by the coding sequence ATGAATCTGCAACTCGATGCCCTGCGCCAGGCCTACCGCAATGGCGACACCACACCCCGGCAATTGCTGTTGGCGCTACGGGAAAAAGCCGCCGCGCTGAACCCGGACTATCACCTGTTCATCCACCTGCTCAGCGCCGAGGAAATGGAGCCTTATCTGGCCGCCCTCGACGGTCGCGATCTCGACAGCCTGCCGTTGTATGGCGTGCCGTTCGCGATCAAGGACAACATTGATCTGGCCGGTGTCCCGACCACCGCCGCATGCCCGGCGTTCGCCTACGTACCGGAACGTTCGGCAACCATCGTCGAACGGCTGCTGGCACTGGGGGCGATCCCGCTGGGCAAGACCAATCTCGACCAGTTCGCCACCGGCCTCAACGGCAGCCGTTCGCCTTACGGCGCCTGCCCGAACAGCGTGTTGCCGGAGTATCCGTCGGGCGGCTCCAGCGCCGGCTCGTCGCTGGCCGTGGCGCTCGGTGTCGCCAGTTTCGCGTTGGGCACCGACACCGCCGGCTCCGGCCGGGTGCCAGCGGCGTTGAACAACCTGGTGGGGCTGAAGGCCAGCAAAGGGCTGATCTCCACCGCCGGCGTGCTACCGGCCTGTCGCACGCTCGATTGCGTCACCACGTTCACCGCAACGGCGCGGGAAGCCAGTCAGCTACTGGCGCTGACCGCGCACCTCGATCCGAGGGACGAATACAGCCGTAGCAATCCGTCATGGAATGACGGTTCCGCGTTCGGCGTGCCACGGCCGTTCCGCTTCGGTGTACCACGTGCGCAAGACCTGGAATTTTTCGGCTGCAAGGAAGGCCCGCGGCTGTTCGGCGATGCCATTGACCGGCTCAAGGCAGCGGGCGGTGAGGCCGTCGAGCTGGACCTGTCGCCGTTCCTCGAAGCGGCGCGGTTGCTCTATGAAGGGCCGTGGGTGGCCGAGCGCTACAGCGTGGCCGGCGAGTTGATGGAAGAAAATCCTGCGGCGGTGCTGCCGGTGTTCCGTGCGGTGCTGGCCAAAGCACCGGCCGTCAGCGGCGTGCAGACGTTCCGCGCGCAATACCACCTGCAAGCGCTGAAAGCCGTTTGCGATAAAGCCCTGGAAGGACTCGACTGCGTGCTCACGCCCACCATCGGTCGTCCGGTGACGCTGGCGGAACTCGACGCAGAACCGGTGCTACGCAATTCCGAACTGGGCTACTACACCAACTTCATGAACCTGCTCGATTACGCTGCCGTCGCCGTACCCGGCGGCTTCATGGCCAACGGGTTGCCGTGGGGTGTGACGCTGTTTGGTCGGGCGTTCACCGATCAGTATCTGCTGGGCGTGGCCGATGCCTTGCAGCGCCAGCAGGATCCCGCGCTGCCGACGCCGAACAACCCGGCGCGCCATGACCGTGCGCGACTGGTGGTCTGCGGCGCGCATCTGGACGGCTTGGCCCTGAACGGGCAGTTGCGGCAACGCGGCGCACGCCTGATCGAGGCCACTTACAGCTCGAAGGACTACAAACTCTATGCCTTGGCCGGTGGCCCGCCGTTGCGCCCGGGCATGCTGCGCGTGGCCGACGGTGGCGTGTCCATCGCGGTGGAAGTCTGGGAGTTACCGAGCAGTGAACTGGGCTCGTTCCTTACCGGGATCCCGGCGCCGCTGGGCCTGGGCAAGGTGCAACTGGCGGATGGCCGATGGGAAAGCGGATTCATCTGCGAACCTTACGGCCTGGAAGGTGCAACCGACATCAGCCATCTGGGTGGGTGGCGAGCGTATCTGCAAACCAGAAACTGA